A single Tachypleus tridentatus isolate NWPU-2018 chromosome 9, ASM421037v1, whole genome shotgun sequence DNA region contains:
- the Det gene encoding baculoviral IAP repeat containing deterin has product MSSESEYLKGSDYNMNLEKNRLESFKNWPFELDCNCTPEKLAGSGFYYCPTDREPDLVRCYVCFKELDGWEPEDDPWKEHCSHSKKCLFVKLNKREVDLTVEDFLKLECQRQINRIKKIVCEKCEEFKSEAEKCRQKIQDLV; this is encoded by the exons ATGTCTTCGGAGTCTGAATATTTGAAAGGTTCTGATTATAATATGAATCTAGAGAAGAATAGACTAGAATCTTTCAAAAATTGGCCTTTTGAGTTAGATTGTAATTGCACCCCAGAAAAG CTGGCTGGTTCAGGTTTCTACTACTGTCCAACAGATCGTGAGCCTGATTTAGTAAGATGTTATGTCTGTTTTAAGGAATTGGATGGATGGGAACCTGAAGATGATCCATG GAAAGAACATTGTTCTCAttccaaaaaatgtttgtttgtcaaACTTAATAAGAGAGAGGTTGATTTGACAGTTGAAGATTTTTTGAAACTGGAGTGCCAGAGACAAATCAATAGAATT aaaaaaatagtgtgTGAAAAATGTGAAGAATTCAAGAGTGAAGCTGAAAAGTGTCGACAGAAGATACAAGATCTTGTTTGA